One Buchnera aphidicola (Anoecia corni) genomic region harbors:
- a CDS encoding 3'-5' exonuclease codes for MCNLWKKLFFNCLEVKVIILCLGLIINMNNNSAFLQIINIIGRNIGTETIKKIEEYAYKTKNNLFSVTSINV; via the coding sequence ATATGTAATCTCTGGAAAAAATTATTTTTTAATTGTTTAGAAGTAAAAGTTATTATTTTATGTTTAGGATTAATTATAAATATGAATAATAATAGTGCATTTTTGCAGATTATTAACATTATAGGTAGAAATATTGGTACTGAAACCATAAAAAAAATAGAAGAGTATGCATATAAGACAAAAAATAATCTTTTTAGTGTGACTTCGATAAACGTTTAA
- a CDS encoding 3'-5' exonuclease yields the protein MIKLEENYRSVKRIIKIANSVISHTINIYEKCIFSNLEHGIKTKIIKLRNEKDESESVLDEAHKISLKSSFFNYKDCAILYINNYQSHILEKACIKKIFHM from the coding sequence GTGATTAAGCTAGAAGAAAATTACCGATCTGTAAAAAGAATAATTAAAATTGCTAATAGTGTAATTTCTCATACTATTAATATATATGAAAAATGCATATTTTCTAATTTAGAACATGGAATAAAAACTAAAATAATAAAATTAAGAAATGAAAAAGATGAATCAGAATCGGTATTAGATGAAGCGCACAAAATTAGCTTAAAAAGTTCTTTTTTTAATTATAAAGATTGTGCTATTTTGTATATAAATAATTATCAGTCTCATATTTTAGAAAAAGCTTGCATAAAAAAAATATTTCATATGTAA
- a CDS encoding UvrD-helicase domain-containing protein: MVFLNNYQKYSISFITGLCFVIAGSCSRKIRVIIEKIICLIKYSNFKSDNLIALTFTNKAVK, from the coding sequence ATGGTTTTTCTTAATAATTATCAAAAATATTCTATTTCTTTTATAACAGGGCTATGTTTTGTTATCGCTGGATCTTGTTCTAGGAAAATACGAGTTATAATAGAAAAAATTATTTGTTTAATTAAATATAGTAATTTTAAATCAGATAATCTTATAGCTTTAACTTTTACTAATAAAGCAGTAAAATAA
- the ilvC gene encoding ketol-acid reductoisomerase, giving the protein MPNYFNKLCFREKLIEIKKSKLLSSSDFLNGVDFLKNKKIVIVGCGSQGLNQGLNMRDSGLDVSFALRNKTIEEKGNSWKNAIKNKFLALDYESIIPFADVVINLTPDREHSKVVKKIMPMMKSGSFLGYSHGFNIVEVGEKIREDVTVIMVAPKCPGTEVRAEFVRGFGVPALIAVHTNNDLKKEGIHAAKAWSVSIGSHRAGVLESSFIAEVKSDLMGEQTILCGMLQSASISFFEKLISSGVHKNYAVNLIQNGWEKITETLKQGGIWLMLDRLSSSAKIETCKLSNKLKKIFSPLYYKHMDDIISGKFSEKVINDWKNNNKDLIDLRQENKNSDFEKAKKSEISLSDQEYFDNGIVMVAILKAGIELSFEVMLESGISAESAYYESLHELPLIANTISRKRLYEMNLVISDTAEYGNYLFTRKALPIFRSFMSNLNINKINKLIKENIVDNVELNDLNSQIYNHPIELIGRKLRIYMKDKNNHSSLVIKK; this is encoded by the coding sequence AAAGTTAATAGAAATAAAAAAAAGTAAGCTTTTAAGTTCATCCGATTTTTTAAATGGAGTAGATTTTTTAAAAAATAAAAAAATAGTAATAGTTGGTTGTGGATCTCAAGGATTAAATCAAGGTTTAAATATGAGAGATTCTGGATTGGATGTTTCTTTTGCTCTTAGAAATAAAACTATTGAAGAAAAAGGAAATTCTTGGAAAAATGCTATCAAAAATAAATTTTTAGCTTTAGATTATGAATCTATTATTCCTTTTGCTGATGTAGTTATTAACTTAACGCCAGATAGAGAACATTCAAAAGTAGTAAAAAAAATAATGCCAATGATGAAATCAGGTTCTTTTTTAGGTTATTCTCATGGTTTTAATATAGTAGAAGTTGGAGAAAAGATAAGAGAAGATGTTACAGTTATTATGGTAGCTCCAAAATGTCCTGGTACTGAAGTAAGAGCAGAGTTTGTACGTGGATTTGGAGTTCCAGCTTTAATAGCTGTTCACACTAATAATGATTTAAAAAAAGAAGGAATACATGCAGCAAAAGCATGGTCTGTTTCAATAGGATCTCATCGAGCAGGAGTTTTAGAATCATCATTCATAGCTGAAGTTAAGTCAGATTTAATGGGTGAACAAACAATTTTATGTGGTATGCTGCAGAGTGCTTCTATATCTTTTTTTGAAAAGTTAATTAGTAGTGGTGTACATAAAAATTATGCAGTGAATTTAATTCAAAATGGTTGGGAAAAAATTACTGAAACATTAAAACAAGGTGGAATTTGGTTAATGTTAGATAGATTATCTAGTTCTGCTAAGATTGAAACTTGTAAATTATCTAATAAATTAAAGAAAATATTCTCTCCTTTATATTATAAGCATATGGATGATATTATTTCTGGAAAATTTTCAGAAAAAGTTATTAATGATTGGAAAAATAATAATAAAGATTTGATTGATTTACGTCAAGAAAATAAAAATAGTGATTTTGAAAAAGCAAAAAAATCAGAAATTTCTCTTTCAGATCAAGAGTATTTCGATAATGGAATAGTTATGGTTGCTATTTTAAAAGCTGGTATTGAACTATCTTTTGAGGTTATGTTAGAATCTGGTATTTCTGCAGAATCAGCTTATTATGAATCTCTACATGAGCTTCCTTTAATTGCGAATACAATTTCTAGGAAAAGATTATATGAGATGAATTTAGTAATATCTGATACAGCTGAATATGGAAATTATTTATTTACTAGAAAAGCTTTACCAATTTTTAGAAGTTTTATGTCGAATTTAAATATAAATAAAATAAATAAATTAATAAAAGAAAATATAGTTGATAACGTTGAGCTAAATGATTTAAATAGTCAGATTTATAATCATCCTATTGAATTAATAGGAAGGAAATTAAGAATTTATATGAAAGATAAAAATAATCATTCTAGTTTAGTTATTAAAAAATAA